AATGAGTTCGCGGTTATCAGGGGCATCATCAACAGCTAGTACGCTAAAACCAGCAAAAGGATTTTGCTTTTCAACGGTCGCAGTTTCTGTCGACGTAGGTGCCGCAAGTTTGTTGGCATCTTCCGCTTCAAATGAAAATTCAAAGATACAGCCCTTATCCGGTTCACAGTGAACGATGCGAACATCGCCACCTAAAGCGTGGGCGAGATTTTTTGAAAGTGCTAAGCCTAAGCCCGTACCACCAAAGCGGCGAGTGGAGGTAACATCTGCCTGAGTAAACGGTTTAAACAATCGTTCTGCTTGCTCAGCAGTCATGCCTATACCAGTATCTTCAATTCTAAAAGTTACATTCATGCGTGCTCCAGTCACTTGTTCCGCCCGCGAAGAAATCTTCACAAGGCCTTCAGAAGTAAATTTAACCGCGTTGCCAATAAGATTTAACAAAACCTGGCGAATACGAACGGCATCGGTCACAACACTTAGGTCAGCGATTCCGTTTAGATCATATTTCAGTTGAATATTTTTTTCCGCAGCGTGATCCAAATACATGGCCACAACTTCCTGAAGCAGAATCTTAAGTCGGACCGGGGCCAACTCTGTTTGGAATTTACCAGCTTCAATTTTTGATAAATCCAAGATGTCATCAATGATACGAGTAAGCGAAACACCGTTGCGACGAACTATCTCAAGATATTTTTCTCTTTCCGAAGATTCTAGTTCTTGGGTCCCGATCATTTCAGAAAAGCCAAGAATGGCCCCAAGGGGAGTGCGAATCTCATGGGACATATTTGCAAGGAAGTTCGATTTAGCATGATTGGCATTTTCAGCAGCGTCTTTAGCGGATTGCAAAGCTCGCTCTGCCTTCACGCGGTCGGTGACATCATTAATTGCAATAACGATACCCTCGATCTGATCATTGACGTCGTAAACGGGCTGATAAACAAAATCTAGAAAAGCTGAATAGGTGACACCGTCAGCGCGACGATCATGCACCTCAAAATTTTTGCCTTCAAATGTTTTGCCGGTACGATAGATGTCATCAAGGTCAGCAAGCATGCCAATCTTTTCCATGATCGGAAAAACGTCCTTAATTCGTTGTCCGCTTACATCGGTACTGCCAAGGAAAAGTCCACGATAAAGATCATTCACCATTGAAAAACGATGTTCAGGCCCATCAAGAACCGCCATGGCAATAGGAGCTTTTTCTAAAATCATACGAAGTTTTCTGCGCTCTGCTTTCACAATTTCATTAGAGCGAGCCAAACTTTCTTCAGCCGCCCGATTGCGAAGAACCGAAGTCGTCGTATCTAGGATTGTACAAAGCATCCCCGAAATTTTTCCTTCAGCATTAAATAGCGGGGAATTTCCGTAAGTAAAATAATTCCCTTGAGGCTTCCCATCGACATCAATGTCGAACTGCACGTCAGCCTCACGAACCACACCACCAGCTTCAACCTTCGAAGCAATAGCATCTACCTGATCCCAAACCTCAGGCCAAACTTCAGAAAGCTTAGACCCAAGCGCTCGAGGATGACGATGTTTTAAAATAGGAATATAGGCATCATTATAAAAGACACGACGCTGGGGACCCCAAGTACAATACATTCCAATCGGACAACTAAAAACAAGACGTAAAGAATTGATTAAACCAATATCCCAATTTTCAATAGGACCCAACTCAGTTTGCGACCAATCAAATTTCAAAGTGGTTTGAACCATAAAACTGGTCCGAGCAAGCTCACCAAATGGATTTACCGAATAATCAAATTCCACAATAAATCTTTACAGGACCCCAACCATCTAGAAAAGCCTTTTCTAAAAAGCCCCCCACACCAACACCAGACTGCAACCCAACAATACTCTGTCAGCGAAGTCGCAAAGCGACCAGCCTCGTAGCGTCGCCTAGCGACCAGACCCCCCAAGCCCAGTCACCATTTCCTTCTCTTTTGCGAGTTCCACAGGAATGATCAACAGATACGAAGGCAAGAATCCCCATCGAACCACGAAATCAACTTAACTGAATTTGTAAACAAAGAGCGAGGACTGTCTGAAGCAAAAGAGAAGGAAATGGTGATCGCGGTACGACTCGAACGTACGACCTATTGCTTAGAAGGCAATTGCTCTATCCAGCTGAGCTACGCGACCACTGCAAGAAAGTATCTTAGAAGAGGCACAAACTAGCAAATCTAATTCAAAATTCCAAGACTGCGCGTCCGAAAAAGTTAAATTACGCAACGTGTCGTTTCTGAAGGGAGGCGCAAAGAGCGACGCCACCCAGGATCACATACCAAAGAGTCAAAATCCAAAGCAGCAATAGCGGTAAAGCGGCGAAGGAACCATAGATTTTCGAGTAATTGAAAAACCGCAAAGCCATGGCTGCATAGGTCTTATGCACTCCATACAAGGCAACATAAGCAACCAGCGCACTAATAAACGCCGCCTTCGAGTGAACCTTCACATCCGGAACAAATTTGTAAATTAAGAAAAGCGAGCCAATCAAAACAGTCGAGTTCGCAAATCCCGCCGGCAATAGTAGCACCACAAACTGAAATTGATCCAACGTCATAATACCGACGTAAATTGCTAAGAACACCGGGATCGCCAAAATCAAAGCCCATTGATAAATCAAACGCTTATAAAACGGACGGGTATTGCGCTGATTCCACACGCGATGAATACCCACTTCCATATCATGCAAAAGACGCAAAGAAGTGATGAATAAAAACACCGCGCCCGTTCCACCCATGCGACCGGCGTTGATGTTCTGTAAAAAGATGCGCATGAATTTTGTTACATCACTGCCGGCGGCCTCGCGCATGTTTCGTAGCAACAATGCTTCCACTTTGGGATAAAGAACTTCTAAGCCGCCGATGGACTGAAAAGTTGCCAGTACCACGGCTAAAAAGGGGACTAAGGCAATGGCCGTAGAAAAAGCCAAAGAAGCCGCTACCAATTGCAACTCTCCATCATTCATCTGCTGAAGAGTATCTTTGGTAACGCTTTTTAATTTTTCAAAACGAATTTTGCCGCTGAATCGCCAAGCCATGGTTCGAACATACCATGGTTGAAGCTTTTATAACCAGAATCTTTTTTGCACGCTGAAATCGTGTCCACTTCGTTCAATCAAAGCAGCATCACAATAAGGATCGTGCTCAAAAAACAAATACCATTTTTGGTCAGCAGCTTGGCTTAGAAATTTCTGTTTTTCTTCCATCAACATCAATGGATGTAAGTCGTAACCCATCAACCAAGGAACTTTCACGTGGGAGCTGGTTGGCACCATGTCTCCGCAATACAACAATGTGTTCGTACCGTCAGTCACGCGAATCACTTGTTGACCTTGGGTGTGACCATTCGAAATCTCGGCAAAAACGCCTGGCAGGATTTCTTGGGGACCATCGATCACTTTCAATACACCGCTATCTAATAAAGGCTGATAATTAGCAGGTAGGTAGCTTGCGCGTTCACGCAAGTTGGGTTTACTTGCCGTTTCAAGATTGTTTTTCTGAACCCAGTACTGTGCATTCGGGAAAGTCGGAACGATCTTGCCATCTTTTTCCGTCGTCGCTCCGCCCGCATGATCAAAATGCAAATGAGTCAAGATCACGTGGTGGATGTCTTCGGGCTTAATACCGTTTCTATCTAAAGAGCCTAATAACGAAGGTCCTTTATCATGAATATTGTAAAGCTCAGCAAACTTGCCACCCAGCTTATCGCCGTACTTCGCAATAAAATCTTTACCGTTCCCTGTGTCGATCAAAATGTTGCAACCAGAAGACTTTAATAACAAAGCGCGAGCTTCCATTTCGATGCGATTTTTATCGTCGGTAGGATTTGATTTTTCCCAAAGAACCTTAGGAACAGTCCCAAACATCGCGCCACCATCTAAACCAAATATTCCAGTAGGAATAGGGCAGACTTCAAAGCTACCAATTCTTAGGTGAGTTTTTTCGACTTCAAAATTATTCTTGCTCATTTGATGGCTCACTTGGAATGGCTTGGAAAGCATCAGGATTGATCGTAACCACCCACTCTTTATAAGCAGCATACACCTGTTGAATCGGACCTGGCGGGTGCACAGGACCTACGTGCAAAACTAATTTCCCTGGTAACGGAATCGGCTGACCCTTAGGCCAAAGTTCCGCATTTCCCTCTAGGTAGGTGAATAAAAGCGGGGTTTGCGTGCGCTCTGAAAATATAGAAACGCCTCGCTTAAATTCCTGAATTTTTCCGTCTTTAGACCGTGTGCCTTCTGGAAAAATAATTAACCACATGCGTGGAAGTTCGGTAAGTAATTTCAAAATCAGGTTGATCGCTTCGCCTTTGCGATCTTTACGATCAATGGGAATAGCACCTAGGCAGTGCTTTGAAAAGAATGTGAACAGCGCATTCGTAAAGAAATAGTCTTTGGCAGCAGCAATATAAAGACTTAACCAAAAGCGACGAGGGATTGAAGCCGCAATGGATACGGCATCTAAGTGGCTTGCGTGGTTACTGATAATAATCAACTTAGGTTGCGTGCGATAAATTTCTTTAAACGGCGTGCCTTTTACTTTAAGGCGAATATAAAACTTAAAAACGATATTCTTTAAAAACACCGACCACACAAAACGCATGGCCACGCTGAACAGATCAATGTGGCGGGTAAAAAGGGGCAGGTGTTTCAAATACGTCGGCAGTTTGGTCCACTGCTCGTTATCGTAGTTCCAATCCTTCATAGAATAACCGTCATGACATAATAATAAATCGGGGCAGCAAAGATCATTCTATCCACGCGATTTAAAAAGTCCCCGCGGCCTAGAATGAACGGACCGACAGTTTTCATGCCCGCATCACGACGTAAAACTGTCATGATTAGATCGCCCAAGAAACCACCCAATGAAGCCACTAATCCCGATGCTAACCAGTACTTGTCAGATCCATCTGGCAAAAGGAAACGCATTGAGCCCGCAAGGAAGATAGTCAAAGCGGCAGCAACAGCCGTACTTCCGACAGTACGGCGAGGATTGATTCCAGGGAACAACTTCCAGCCGCCGACATAACGACCCACGGCTAAGTTCGTGTTATCGCAAAACTCAGTCAAGATGATCAAATACATCACTTGGTAAACGCCATTCGGGAATTTTAAAATCAAACCCAAATGCATGAACGACCAACCCAAGAAGATAAATCCTAAAAGGGTTAAGGACATATATTGAATCATGCGCTTATAGGAATTACGAATCAGCGGTACTAAGCACGCTGCGCCTAAAACGATCATCGGCATGAAGTTATAAATATCTAAGCGGTCATACCAAGTCGCAACCCCCAAACCCACGATCCCGGCATAACAGATCAAAACAAAGTAACTGCGATGAAACATTCCCATGATCTGAAAGAAGATTTTCGCTCCCAGAATCGCCAGCAAAGTTAGAAATACTAAAGGCCAAGGCTCTGGCATCCCCATCACGATAAACATCAACGGGGCGGCAATCAGCCAGCTTTTAATGCTCGCCCAAGATTGAACGAAGTAATAGTTCTTATTTCTAAAAAAGAAAACGATGGCGCCAGAAACAAAGATGATAGAAAGAACAATCAAAACGGTCTGGCGATAAATATGACTTTCCCACGCCGTAGGCATCGCGATGCGAATGGGAAAAGTAAAATCAAAAAAATCCATTAAGGTACGTCCTCGTCCAATTTATAGTCTTTAATCTTTTTATAAAGATTAGAGCGAGAGATTTGCAAAACCTTAGCGGCCTGCTCGATGTCAGCGGTTTCCTTTAAACACGTGCGAATCACATGGGCCTCAAAATCTTCCACCAATGTGTTTAAGCCCTTGTTGAAATCAATCATTGTGTATGAGGGGGCTCCTGCGGGTGTCGCTGCCGGTTTAAGCCAAGAGTTCACGTCTTCTTCGCGAATAAACGGTAAAGGCGAAGTTAAGCTAAGTTGTTCACATACGCGTTTCAGTTCACGCACGTTTCCGGGCCAGTTGTATTTTTTTAGCGCTTCTAAGCCATCGTCAGCAATGGACTTATTGCGACGAGGTCTTTCCGCTGCCAAGAAATGTTTTGCTAACTCGTCGATATCTTCAAGACGATCTCTTAACGGAGTCAGTTCAATGCGCTGAGAAGCCAGACGGTACAATAAGTCTTCACGGAATTCCCCAGCGGCGACCATTTTGTCTAGCGGCTTATTACTGGCAACGATCACGCGGGTTTTTACTTGGGTGCTTTCTTTAGCCCCTACGCGACGTACTTCGCCAGTTTCTAGGAAACGAAGAAGTTTTGCTTGTTGCGAAAGTGGCAAAGCCTCGATTTCATCCAAGAACAAATCACCACCGTGGGCCGCTTCAGTTAGACCGACCTTGTTTTGATCAGCGCCAGTGAACGCACCCTTAATATGACCAAACATTTCTGACTCAAAAAGATTTTCAGGGATGCTGGCTAAATTCACGGCGATAAAAGGACGGTCACCTTCTTGTTCATGTAAAAGGCGGGCCGCAACTTCTTTACCACAGCCCGTTTCGCCTTCGATTAAAACAGGATTTGTTTCGCCACGAAGATCCGCGATACGTTTTTTAATTTTTTGCGAAGCTGAAGAATTTCCAACCCAGCGAATAGTTCCGCGATTGGAAGCAGGATCAACGCTGCGTAAATCCCAAAGCGCTTCAATCTTTTCTAAGATCAAAAGAATTTCTTCAGGCATCAATGGCTTTGCTAAAAATCTTTGCGCACCGGCTTTAAGACAGCTTTCCATTAAAGCGCGGCTTAAATCACCCGACATCGCAACGACTTCAAGTTGGTTGTTGTGCTTAACCAGTTTTTCAATGATCTGTGGACCAACGGCTTTAGCGCCTGGCTCTAGATGCATATCTACGAAAGCGGCGTGATAGAATCTTTCATATTGGATGGCTTCTAATTTAGAAGCTGAAAACACCTTCCAGTGATTCGGAAGACTCATTTTTAGAGCTTGGTGCACAAGTTGATCATCGTCGACGATTAATAGAGAAAATACTCGAGTGTTTTTCATAGGCTTTAAGTCTCTCTCTTAGCTTCTTCTTTGACTAGGATTGGTGCGCATAGTCAGTAGTGACGAATACAAAGTTTATGTTTAAGCTTTAAGAAGCTGGAGGTGCCTTTGAGTGCACTACGAATTCTTCTTGTTGAAAACATTCATCCCGTAGCCAAAGAAACGTTGCTAAGTGAAGGGTTCCAAGTGGATCTGATCACCCACGCTCCCTCTGAAGACGAGCTTCTTAAGCTTCTTCCGAACTATGATGTCTTAGGCATTCGCTCTAAAACGGAACTGACGGCGAACGTTTTAAAAAACAATCCTCATCTCACTTCGGTGGGCTGTTTTTGTATCGGTACAAATCAAGTTGATTTAGTGACTGCAAGAGAAATGGGAATCCCCGTATTCAATGCTCCTCACTCAAATACCCGGTCTGTCGCGGAACTTGTGATTGCAGAGATGATTTCCCTATCTCGTCAGCTAGGCGATAGAAACACCAAAGCCCATGTCGGGGAGTGGATTAAGTCAGCCGATGGATCCCGCGAAGTGCGTGGAAAAACAGTGGGCATTGTGGGCTACGGTCATATCGGAAGCCAAGTCAGCGTTCTTGCTGAAGCCCTTGGTTTGAAAGTTGTATTTTACGATGTGATTAAAAAACTTCCGCTGGGAAATGCGGTGGTAAAATCTTCGTTAGAAGAACTTTTAAAAGTGTCAGACTTTGTTACCCTGCACGTGCCTGAAACACTTGAAACCAAAGATATGATCACTAAAAAAGAACTACAGGCGATGAAAAAAGGCAGCTACTTAATCAATGCCAGTCGCGGTTCTGTGGTCGTGATTGAAGATTTAGTAGAGGCTTTGAAGTCCAAACACATCGCCGGTTGTGCCATTGACGTCTTTCCCGAAGAACCAGCATCAAATAAAGAAAAGTTTAAAAGTCCCCTTCAAGGACTTTCTAATGTCATTTTGACTCCGCATATTGGTGGCAGTACGGAGGAAGCTCAGTACGCTATCGGGATGGAGGTTGCCGAAAGTTTCAGAAGATACTTAAAAATTGGGTCTTCTTCAGGAGCCGTGAATTTTCCGAATGTGGATTTACCGGTAAAACAAGGCGCTTCACGCATCTTAAATGTGCATAAAAATGAGCCCGGTGTGCTTGGAGAAATCAACAGCCTTATCTCTAAGGCGGGTGCCAACATCGAAGGTCAATATTTATCAACAGACGAAAAGATCGGTTATCTGATCATGGACGTTCATTCTGATCATGCCAAAGAACTTGCGGCTGACATAGGTCAACTGAAACGATCGATCCGAACTCGAGTGGTGTACTAAAAAAAGCCCGGGCGCCGGGCTTTTTTTTAAATCACTTTTCCAGGATTCATAATGTTATCAGGATCGAAGGCCGCTTTGATTTGTTTCATCAAGCCGATTTCTGCTTCAGATCGGGTGTAGGTTAGGAATGACTTTTTCGTTAAACCCACACCGTGTTCAGCAGAAATACTGCCTTTATATTTTTTCACAGTATCAAAAACCATCACGTCCACTTTGCGGCATTCTTTGACGAACTCTTCTTTGCTCATGCCTTCTGGGCGCAAGATATTGATGTGCAAGTTGCCATCACCGATATGCCCGAACCACACCACTTCCCAAGTAGGGTAGGCTGTCGAAAGAACTTTATCAAGATCCGCCATGAATGGTGGAACTTTAGAAATAGTCACCGCAATATCGTTTTTGTACGGGGAATACTTAGCTAAAGATTCAGAGATGTCTTCGCGATAGCGCCAGAAAGTTGTCGCTTGCACGTCGGACTGGCTAAGAACACCGTCAACAACCCAACCTTCTTCCAAACATTTTTCAAACACACCTAAAACATGTTCTTCATCTTGTTCGTTTCTAGTTTCAACTTCAGATAGAACATAAAATGGAGATTGAGTTTCCAAAGGAGCAGGCAAGCCTGTATTTTCTAAAACTTTTGCTAAGGCTTTATCAGAAAACATTTCAAATGCGACAAGCGAGGTTTTGGTTTTAAACTCTGCAAAGATTTTCATGACGGCATCTAAACCACTCACTGCCATGACCAACACTTTCATCGGCGGCGGCACTGGCGCAAGTTTGATAGTCGCTTCAGTGATGAAACCTAAAGTACCTTCAGACCCGATGAACAAGTGGCGTAGATCGTAACCAGTGGCATTTTTAACAAGACCGTTGTTCA
This is a stretch of genomic DNA from Bdellovibrio reynosensis. It encodes these proteins:
- a CDS encoding PAS domain-containing hybrid sensor histidine kinase/response regulator yields the protein MEFDYSVNPFGELARTSFMVQTTLKFDWSQTELGPIENWDIGLINSLRLVFSCPIGMYCTWGPQRRVFYNDAYIPILKHRHPRALGSKLSEVWPEVWDQVDAIASKVEAGGVVREADVQFDIDVDGKPQGNYFTYGNSPLFNAEGKISGMLCTILDTTTSVLRNRAAEESLARSNEIVKAERRKLRMILEKAPIAMAVLDGPEHRFSMVNDLYRGLFLGSTDVSGQRIKDVFPIMEKIGMLADLDDIYRTGKTFEGKNFEVHDRRADGVTYSAFLDFVYQPVYDVNDQIEGIVIAINDVTDRVKAERALQSAKDAAENANHAKSNFLANMSHEIRTPLGAILGFSEMIGTQELESSEREKYLEIVRRNGVSLTRIIDDILDLSKIEAGKFQTELAPVRLKILLQEVVAMYLDHAAEKNIQLKYDLNGIADLSVVTDAVRIRQVLLNLIGNAVKFTSEGLVKISSRAEQVTGARMNVTFRIEDTGIGMTAEQAERLFKPFTQADVTSTRRFGGTGLGLALSKNLAHALGGDVRIVHCEPDKGCIFEFSFEAEDANKLAAPTSTETATVEKQNPFAGFSVLAVDDAPDNRELIKAILKKAGLDVTVVDSGEEALNLAKQKHFDLVLMDIQMPGLDGYGTLSELRKSGFEEPILALTAHAMKEDKAKALAAGFADHLTKPINSKVLLQTIQSYLQH
- a CDS encoding YihY/virulence factor BrkB family protein, whose protein sequence is MAWRFSGKIRFEKLKSVTKDTLQQMNDGELQLVAASLAFSTAIALVPFLAVVLATFQSIGGLEVLYPKVEALLLRNMREAAGSDVTKFMRIFLQNINAGRMGGTGAVFLFITSLRLLHDMEVGIHRVWNQRNTRPFYKRLIYQWALILAIPVFLAIYVGIMTLDQFQFVVLLLPAGFANSTVLIGSLFLIYKFVPDVKVHSKAAFISALVAYVALYGVHKTYAAMALRFFNYSKIYGSFAALPLLLLWILTLWYVILGGVALCASLQKRHVA
- a CDS encoding MBL fold metallo-hydrolase, which produces MSKNNFEVEKTHLRIGSFEVCPIPTGIFGLDGGAMFGTVPKVLWEKSNPTDDKNRIEMEARALLLKSSGCNILIDTGNGKDFIAKYGDKLGGKFAELYNIHDKGPSLLGSLDRNGIKPEDIHHVILTHLHFDHAGGATTEKDGKIVPTFPNAQYWVQKNNLETASKPNLRERASYLPANYQPLLDSGVLKVIDGPQEILPGVFAEISNGHTQGQQVIRVTDGTNTLLYCGDMVPTSSHVKVPWLMGYDLHPLMLMEEKQKFLSQAADQKWYLFFEHDPYCDAALIERSGHDFSVQKRFWL
- a CDS encoding lysophospholipid acyltransferase family protein produces the protein MKDWNYDNEQWTKLPTYLKHLPLFTRHIDLFSVAMRFVWSVFLKNIVFKFYIRLKVKGTPFKEIYRTQPKLIIISNHASHLDAVSIAASIPRRFWLSLYIAAAKDYFFTNALFTFFSKHCLGAIPIDRKDRKGEAINLILKLLTELPRMWLIIFPEGTRSKDGKIQEFKRGVSIFSERTQTPLLFTYLEGNAELWPKGQPIPLPGKLVLHVGPVHPPGPIQQVYAAYKEWVVTINPDAFQAIPSEPSNEQE
- a CDS encoding phosphatidate cytidylyltransferase, producing the protein MDFFDFTFPIRIAMPTAWESHIYRQTVLIVLSIIFVSGAIVFFFRNKNYYFVQSWASIKSWLIAAPLMFIVMGMPEPWPLVFLTLLAILGAKIFFQIMGMFHRSYFVLICYAGIVGLGVATWYDRLDIYNFMPMIVLGAACLVPLIRNSYKRMIQYMSLTLLGFIFLGWSFMHLGLILKFPNGVYQVMYLIILTEFCDNTNLAVGRYVGGWKLFPGINPRRTVGSTAVAAALTIFLAGSMRFLLPDGSDKYWLASGLVASLGGFLGDLIMTVLRRDAGMKTVGPFILGRGDFLNRVDRMIFAAPIYYYVMTVIL
- a CDS encoding sigma-54-dependent transcriptional regulator — encoded protein: MKNTRVFSLLIVDDDQLVHQALKMSLPNHWKVFSASKLEAIQYERFYHAAFVDMHLEPGAKAVGPQIIEKLVKHNNQLEVVAMSGDLSRALMESCLKAGAQRFLAKPLMPEEILLILEKIEALWDLRSVDPASNRGTIRWVGNSSASQKIKKRIADLRGETNPVLIEGETGCGKEVAARLLHEQEGDRPFIAVNLASIPENLFESEMFGHIKGAFTGADQNKVGLTEAAHGGDLFLDEIEALPLSQQAKLLRFLETGEVRRVGAKESTQVKTRVIVASNKPLDKMVAAGEFREDLLYRLASQRIELTPLRDRLEDIDELAKHFLAAERPRRNKSIADDGLEALKKYNWPGNVRELKRVCEQLSLTSPLPFIREEDVNSWLKPAATPAGAPSYTMIDFNKGLNTLVEDFEAHVIRTCLKETADIEQAAKVLQISRSNLYKKIKDYKLDEDVP
- the serA gene encoding phosphoglycerate dehydrogenase is translated as MEVPLSALRILLVENIHPVAKETLLSEGFQVDLITHAPSEDELLKLLPNYDVLGIRSKTELTANVLKNNPHLTSVGCFCIGTNQVDLVTAREMGIPVFNAPHSNTRSVAELVIAEMISLSRQLGDRNTKAHVGEWIKSADGSREVRGKTVGIVGYGHIGSQVSVLAEALGLKVVFYDVIKKLPLGNAVVKSSLEELLKVSDFVTLHVPETLETKDMITKKELQAMKKGSYLINASRGSVVVIEDLVEALKSKHIAGCAIDVFPEEPASNKEKFKSPLQGLSNVILTPHIGGSTEEAQYAIGMEVAESFRRYLKIGSSSGAVNFPNVDLPVKQGASRILNVHKNEPGVLGEINSLISKAGANIEGQYLSTDEKIGYLIMDVHSDHAKELAADIGQLKRSIRTRVVY
- a CDS encoding FAD-binding oxidoreductase, with the translated sequence MSNQLLELESFLQKDQIKTDEESLKYWGKDWTTYFDIKASAIVFPRSTEDVVALVKWARKNKIALVPSGGRTGLSGSAAATQGEVVVSFDQMNKIKDFSPIDQSVIIEPGVVTEALQEFAHKNQLFYPVDFAATGSSQMGGNIATNAGGIKVVRYGLTRDWVAGLKVVTGTGEVLELNNGLVKNATGYDLRHLFIGSEGTLGFITEATIKLAPVPPPMKVLVMAVSGLDAVMKIFAEFKTKTSLVAFEMFSDKALAKVLENTGLPAPLETQSPFYVLSEVETRNEQDEEHVLGVFEKCLEEGWVVDGVLSQSDVQATTFWRYREDISESLAKYSPYKNDIAVTISKVPPFMADLDKVLSTAYPTWEVVWFGHIGDGNLHINILRPEGMSKEEFVKECRKVDVMVFDTVKKYKGSISAEHGVGLTKKSFLTYTRSEAEIGLMKQIKAAFDPDNIMNPGKVI